In Amycolatopsis methanolica 239, a single genomic region encodes these proteins:
- a CDS encoding GntR family transcriptional regulator, protein MGSILSTGLEADRLLLGRTSTAERLADILRGRITEGFFEPGSRLSEEAIGGALGVSRNTLREAFRLLTHEKLLVHELNRGVFVRRLSVEDVIDLYKVRKLVQCAVLREITSPPGDKLQAVEAAVADGEDAKKRQAWRELGTANIHFHQALITLAGSPRVDELVRGLLAELRLVFHVMADPQPFHEPYLERNREILETLRTGDGVTAERQLAAYLDDAEEQLVEAYRRVM, encoded by the coding sequence ATGGGCTCGATCCTCAGCACCGGGCTCGAGGCCGACCGCCTGCTGCTGGGTCGCACCAGCACGGCCGAACGGCTGGCGGACATCCTGCGGGGGCGCATCACCGAGGGCTTCTTCGAGCCCGGCAGCCGGCTCTCCGAGGAGGCGATCGGCGGGGCGCTCGGCGTCTCCCGGAACACCCTGCGTGAGGCGTTCCGGCTGCTCACCCACGAAAAGCTGCTGGTGCACGAACTCAACCGGGGCGTCTTCGTGCGGCGCCTGTCGGTCGAGGACGTCATCGACCTGTACAAGGTGCGCAAGCTCGTGCAGTGCGCCGTGCTGCGGGAGATCACCAGCCCGCCAGGCGACAAGCTGCAGGCCGTCGAGGCTGCGGTCGCCGACGGGGAGGACGCGAAGAAGCGGCAGGCCTGGCGAGAACTGGGCACCGCGAACATCCACTTCCACCAGGCGCTGATCACGCTTGCCGGCAGCCCACGGGTCGACGAGCTGGTCCGCGGGCTGCTCGCCGAGCTGCGGCTGGTGTTCCACGTGATGGCCGACCCGCAGCCGTTCCACGAGCCGTACCTGGAGCGGAACCGGGAGATCCTGGAGACGCTGCGCACCGGCGACGGCGTCACGGCGGAGCGTCAGCTGGCCGCGTACCTCGACGACGCGGAGGAGCAGCTGGTGGAGGCCTACCGCCGGGTGATGTGA
- the bcp gene encoding thioredoxin-dependent thiol peroxidase, whose translation MTDPQRLTAGDTAPDFTLPDSTGKQVSLSDFRGRHVVVYFYPAAGTPGCTKQACDFRDNLGELDGAGYQVLGISPDKPEKLAKFAEAEQLTFPLLSDPDKTVLTEWGAFGEKKNYGRIVQGVIRSTFVIDPEGTIVKAMYNVRATGHVAKLLKDLKISA comes from the coding sequence ATGACTGACCCGCAGCGGCTCACCGCCGGTGACACGGCCCCCGACTTCACCCTTCCCGACAGCACGGGCAAGCAGGTCTCGCTGTCGGACTTCCGGGGCAGGCACGTCGTCGTCTACTTCTACCCGGCCGCGGGCACGCCGGGGTGCACCAAGCAGGCCTGCGACTTCCGGGACAACCTCGGCGAACTCGACGGCGCCGGCTACCAGGTGCTCGGCATCTCGCCGGACAAGCCGGAGAAGCTCGCGAAGTTCGCCGAAGCGGAGCAGCTGACGTTCCCGCTGCTGTCCGATCCGGACAAGACGGTGCTCACGGAGTGGGGCGCGTTCGGCGAGAAGAAGAACTACGGGCGCATCGTGCAGGGCGTGATCCGGTCGACGTTCGTGATCGACCCCGAGGGCACGATCGTGAAGGCGATGTACAACGTCCGGGCGACCGGCCACGTGGCGAAGCTCCTGAAGGACCTCAAGATCTCCGCCTGA
- a CDS encoding DUF4352 domain-containing protein yields the protein MRTPRHAMAALVLVAVTACGVPAQVEGGSTSTGGDVAIQQAVPALHTLDFGGQYRFDDGVAVSVSAPKPFKPSNSAYPRSNRAVAFEIIIRNDGDQPYRLSGLSVSATVGDVASKQVVDSTQGYSGIVDAGKDVQPGRDVRVNLAFTAPPEPAEMRLTLRPTATSPVIAVYCGPA from the coding sequence GTGCGCACCCCGAGGCACGCGATGGCCGCTCTCGTCCTGGTGGCGGTGACCGCTTGCGGTGTGCCGGCGCAGGTCGAGGGCGGGTCGACGAGCACCGGCGGTGACGTCGCGATCCAGCAGGCGGTCCCCGCGCTGCACACCCTGGACTTCGGCGGCCAGTACCGGTTCGACGACGGGGTCGCGGTGTCGGTGTCCGCGCCGAAACCGTTCAAGCCCAGCAACAGCGCATATCCGCGCAGCAACCGGGCGGTGGCGTTCGAGATCATCATCCGCAACGACGGCGACCAGCCGTACCGGCTGTCCGGGCTGAGCGTGTCGGCGACCGTCGGGGACGTCGCGTCGAAGCAGGTCGTGGACTCCACCCAGGGCTACAGCGGCATCGTCGACGCGGGCAAGGACGTGCAGCCAGGGCGCGACGTGCGCGTGAACCTGGCTTTCACCGCGCCGCCCGAGCCGGCCGAGATGCGGCTGACGCTGCGTCCGACGGCGACGAGCCCGGTCATCGCCGTGTACTGCGGGCCGGCCTGA
- a CDS encoding SDR family NAD(P)-dependent oxidoreductase, translated as MSGTVLVLGGRSEIGLAVARKLVDGGRKFVLAARRSGDLDSEEASLRRAGASEVVRVEFDADDVARHREVLDGIVAEHGPLETVVVSFGILGDQERAERDAAHAMAVIHTDYVAHVSILTELANLLRAQGSGQLVVFSSVAGVRVRRANYVYGSAKAGLDGFASGLADALHGSGVRLLLVRPGFVIGRMTEGMSPAPFSSTPEQVATATVRALRRGRGEVWVPPVLRPVFFLMRLLPRAIWRRMPR; from the coding sequence GTGAGCGGAACGGTGCTGGTGCTCGGCGGGCGCAGTGAGATCGGGCTCGCCGTGGCACGGAAACTCGTGGACGGCGGGCGGAAGTTCGTGCTGGCAGCCCGGCGCAGCGGCGACCTCGACTCCGAGGAAGCGTCGCTGCGCCGGGCCGGCGCTTCGGAGGTGGTCCGCGTCGAGTTCGACGCGGACGACGTGGCCAGGCACCGCGAGGTGCTCGACGGGATCGTCGCCGAGCACGGTCCACTGGAGACGGTCGTGGTGTCGTTCGGGATCCTGGGCGACCAGGAGCGGGCCGAACGGGACGCGGCGCACGCGATGGCCGTGATCCACACGGACTACGTCGCACACGTGAGCATCCTGACGGAGCTGGCGAACCTGCTGCGCGCGCAGGGCAGCGGACAGCTCGTCGTGTTCTCCTCGGTCGCCGGGGTCCGGGTGCGGCGGGCGAACTACGTGTACGGCTCGGCGAAAGCCGGGCTGGACGGGTTCGCGAGCGGCCTGGCCGACGCCCTGCACGGCAGCGGTGTGCGGCTGCTGCTGGTGCGCCCGGGTTTCGTCATCGGCCGCATGACCGAGGGCATGTCGCCCGCCCCGTTCTCCAGCACGCCGGAACAGGTCGCGACGGCGACGGTCCGGGCGCTGCGACGGGGCCGGGGAGAGGTGTGGGTGCCGCCGGTGCTGCGGCCGGTGTTCTTCCTGATGCGGCTGCTGCCGCGCGCGATCTGGCGGCGGATGCCCCGCTGA
- a CDS encoding DUF4383 domain-containing protein produces the protein MSRSEHARVRVAGFQPVQVLAALVGLVYLAIGIVGFVRTGFGDFTGNTDHMLMGFMINPLHNLVHVVVGVLGLLFAATSASARTYGWVLFIGFGLVTIWGLMITGVISSNPVSGLGNPLNLNTADNWLHGATAMLGLIMAIMPARKKVHVESTDPATTTQQPVVTGDDVPGNADVPTRPVPQQTAAAQTGHHRPSRWRMHRSGRAAH, from the coding sequence ATGTCTCGTTCGGAACATGCCCGCGTCCGGGTGGCCGGCTTCCAGCCGGTCCAGGTGCTCGCCGCGCTCGTCGGTCTGGTCTACCTAGCGATCGGCATCGTCGGGTTCGTGCGTACCGGGTTCGGTGACTTCACCGGGAACACGGACCACATGCTGATGGGCTTCATGATCAACCCGTTGCACAACCTGGTGCACGTGGTGGTCGGCGTGCTCGGCCTGCTGTTCGCCGCGACATCGGCCTCGGCCCGCACCTACGGCTGGGTCCTGTTCATCGGGTTCGGCCTGGTGACCATCTGGGGCCTGATGATCACCGGGGTCATCTCGTCCAACCCGGTGTCCGGCCTCGGCAACCCGCTCAACCTCAACACCGCCGACAACTGGCTGCACGGGGCGACCGCGATGCTCGGCCTGATCATGGCGATCATGCCGGCGCGCAAGAAGGTGCACGTCGAGAGCACCGACCCCGCCACCACCACGCAGCAGCCGGTGGTGACCGGTGACGACGTGCCGGGCAACGCGGACGTCCCGACCCGCCCGGTGCCGCAGCAGACCGCGGCGGCGCAGACCGGCCACCACCGCCCGTCGCGCTGGCGGATGCACCGGTCGGGCCGCGCCGCCCACTGA
- a CDS encoding ABC transporter permease — MSVPLAALPAASADPGAVRRLLSRVGTMCLVELQKLRRDRAELLTRAIQPALWLLIFGETFTRLRAIPTGSTPYLDFLAPGILAQSALFIAIFYGIQIIWERDAGVLGKLLVTPTPRAALVTGKAFAAGVRALAQAVIVLVLAAILGVGLTVNPLKLAGAALAVVLGSAFFCCLSIVIAGLVLSRERLMGIGQAITMPLFFGSNALYPVDLMPDWLRVLSHVNPLSYEVDALRGLLIGTANHVWVDFGVLAGSAAIAIAVASALLGRLVR; from the coding sequence ATGTCCGTGCCGCTCGCCGCACTGCCCGCCGCCTCGGCTGACCCGGGCGCGGTCCGCCGCCTGCTGTCCAGGGTGGGCACCATGTGCCTGGTCGAACTGCAGAAGCTGCGCCGCGACCGCGCCGAACTCCTCACCCGCGCGATCCAGCCCGCGCTGTGGCTGCTGATCTTCGGCGAGACCTTCACCCGCCTGCGGGCGATCCCCACCGGGAGCACGCCCTACCTGGACTTCCTCGCCCCGGGGATCCTCGCGCAGTCCGCGTTGTTCATCGCGATCTTCTACGGCATCCAGATCATCTGGGAACGCGACGCCGGCGTGCTGGGCAAGCTGCTCGTCACGCCGACCCCGCGCGCGGCGCTGGTCACCGGCAAGGCCTTCGCCGCCGGGGTGCGGGCCCTCGCACAGGCTGTGATCGTGCTGGTCCTCGCCGCGATCCTGGGCGTCGGACTGACCGTTAACCCGTTGAAGCTGGCCGGCGCGGCGCTCGCCGTGGTGCTCGGATCGGCGTTCTTCTGCTGCCTGTCCATCGTGATCGCCGGGCTCGTGCTGTCCCGCGAACGGCTCATGGGCATCGGGCAGGCGATCACAATGCCGTTGTTCTTCGGGTCGAACGCGCTCTACCCGGTGGATCTGATGCCCGATTGGCTGCGCGTGCTCAGCCACGTCAACCCGCTCAGTTACGAGGTGGACGCCCTGCGCGGGCTGCTGATCGGCACCGCGAACCACGTCTGGGTGGATTTCGGGGTGCTCGCCGGCTCCGCCGCCATCGCCATCGCCGTCGCATCCGCCCTGCTCGGGCGGCTCGTGCGGTGA
- a CDS encoding ABC transporter ATP-binding protein codes for MTTPAVRCAGLRHAFGDTVAVDGVDLEIPAGQVFGLLGPNGAGKTTTIRMITTLLPAKAGAIEVFGLDAARRKMPVRRLIGYVPQQLSADGALSGRENVALFARLFDVPRRERAEQVDNALGAVGLLGDADRPASTYSGGMIRRLELAQALVSAPRLLILDEPTIGLDPVARSSVWERIQQVRADTGMTVLVTTHYMDEAEQHCERVALMHRGRIRAMGSPAELRAELGPESTLDNVFRAVTGDAFDDADKGGIRDVRAARRTARRLG; via the coding sequence ATGACCACACCCGCGGTGCGCTGCGCCGGGCTCCGGCACGCCTTCGGCGACACGGTCGCCGTCGACGGCGTCGACCTGGAGATCCCGGCGGGCCAGGTCTTCGGACTGCTCGGCCCCAACGGCGCGGGCAAGACCACCACCATCCGCATGATCACCACGCTGCTGCCCGCGAAAGCCGGCGCGATCGAGGTGTTCGGACTCGACGCGGCGCGCCGGAAGATGCCCGTGCGGCGGCTCATCGGCTATGTGCCGCAACAACTTTCCGCCGACGGCGCGCTCAGCGGCCGGGAGAACGTCGCGTTGTTCGCCCGCCTCTTCGACGTCCCGCGCCGCGAGCGGGCCGAGCAGGTCGACAACGCCCTGGGCGCCGTCGGCCTGCTCGGCGACGCCGACCGTCCGGCCTCGACCTACTCCGGCGGCATGATCCGCCGCCTCGAACTCGCGCAGGCGCTGGTGAGCGCGCCCCGGCTGCTGATACTCGACGAACCGACCATCGGGCTCGACCCGGTGGCCCGCTCCAGCGTCTGGGAGCGCATCCAGCAGGTCCGCGCCGACACCGGCATGACGGTGCTCGTGACCACGCACTACATGGACGAGGCCGAGCAGCACTGCGAACGGGTCGCACTCATGCACCGCGGCCGGATCCGGGCCATGGGCAGCCCGGCGGAACTGCGGGCCGAACTCGGTCCGGAGTCCACTTTGGACAACGTCTTCCGGGCAGTCACCGGAGACGCGTTCGACGACGCAGACAAGGGAGGGATCCGGGATGTCCGTGCCGCTCGCCGCACTGCCCGCCGCCTCGGCTGA
- a CDS encoding MarR family winged helix-turn-helix transcriptional regulator → MGDVRELADNLMTTTAALRRVVRRRVRDTLPHAPLRPAQIELLRVVDEHPGIGVAAAARALHLAGNSVSTLVNQLVDAGLLDRHVDPDDRRAARLELTGAARARLDNWRRTRTGFVAEAIATLPTGDRDAIEAALPALGRLVAAIQEER, encoded by the coding sequence TTGGGCGACGTGCGAGAACTGGCCGACAACCTGATGACCACCACGGCCGCGCTGCGGCGGGTCGTCCGCAGGCGCGTGCGGGACACGCTGCCGCACGCGCCCCTGCGCCCGGCGCAGATCGAGCTGCTCCGCGTGGTCGACGAACACCCCGGGATCGGCGTCGCCGCTGCTGCTCGTGCCCTGCACCTGGCCGGGAACTCGGTCAGCACGCTCGTCAACCAGCTCGTCGACGCCGGGCTGCTGGACCGCCACGTCGACCCGGACGACCGGCGGGCCGCGCGGCTCGAACTCACCGGCGCGGCGCGGGCCCGGCTGGACAACTGGCGCCGCACCCGCACCGGTTTCGTGGCCGAGGCGATCGCGACCCTGCCCACTGGGGACCGCGACGCGATCGAGGCCGCTCTGCCCGCTCTCGGCCGGCTGGTCGCCGCGATCCAGGAGGAGAGATGA
- a CDS encoding MBL fold metallo-hydrolase: MSDLSLTVLGSATPYAEPGNPCSGYLVSSGETHVWLDAGPGTLAELRRHTGLDRLAAIWISHLHADHCADLLTAYYGALFADVELPAPIPLFGPPGIADRLAGFLTNGPSRSPVERAFAAQELSDGHRAEIGPMTFTAAAVEHRMPAFGVRIEAGVASLAYSGDSAPCPAVTSLAKNCDALLCEADGPAPSEAHHTPEDAGEAASGAGARRLIVTHVGPFLTPGDAVTRAAARFEGPVAYAAPGAVFHLP; encoded by the coding sequence GTGAGCGATCTCAGCCTGACGGTCCTCGGCTCCGCCACGCCGTATGCCGAGCCGGGCAACCCGTGCTCGGGCTACCTGGTGTCCAGCGGCGAGACGCACGTGTGGCTCGACGCGGGCCCCGGCACGCTCGCCGAGCTGCGCCGCCACACCGGCCTGGACCGGCTCGCCGCCATCTGGATTTCGCACCTGCACGCCGACCACTGCGCCGATCTGCTCACCGCTTACTACGGCGCCCTCTTCGCGGACGTCGAGCTGCCCGCGCCGATTCCGCTGTTCGGCCCGCCCGGGATCGCCGACCGGCTGGCCGGCTTCCTGACCAACGGACCGTCGCGCAGCCCGGTCGAGCGGGCGTTCGCCGCGCAGGAGCTGTCGGACGGGCACCGGGCGGAGATCGGCCCGATGACGTTCACCGCCGCGGCCGTCGAGCACCGCATGCCCGCGTTCGGCGTGCGCATCGAGGCGGGCGTGGCTTCGCTGGCCTACTCCGGCGACAGCGCGCCCTGTCCGGCGGTGACCAGCCTGGCCAAGAACTGCGACGCCTTGCTGTGCGAGGCGGACGGCCCGGCGCCGTCGGAGGCGCACCACACCCCGGAGGACGCGGGCGAGGCCGCGTCCGGAGCGGGGGCGCGGCGGCTGATCGTCACGCACGTCGGGCCGTTCCTCACGCCGGGCGACGCCGTCACCCGCGCCGCGGCGCGCTTCGAAGGGCCGGTCGCGTACGCGGCTCCCGGCGCCGTCTTCCACCTGCCCTGA
- a CDS encoding plasmid pRiA4b ORF-3 family protein, producing the protein MSTGISTLASQCPALSRTRALASWVGDGRPVTPKGVLRPADVPSVAGVLGVEVGEKVRSAADVVTIHRPWVAAEGAGLIEVGVAEAVARPPHDDPAQLWLKGLDAVLRAESADPRRRGAFAMCRAVLTALANGPLLDDLVFSVHRLLKGSEDGDAVASSFGGTDLFPLDAALDVLAEFGALDADRKVTPLGQWALDEWAAREPRPVTPGLRATQLLGRLAPLPADEAWRQALRWFEGRRPVDGAAQLLHAAEFASPVERVAAIEVVAGFGDEVLPAWHVALGYRNVRPHAAAMLEMWDDGPGLSESERRRLVTEYALSARERSGVEEAYHYVRDRGGLDALEPEATALRRELRAFAETVKLAVYQLKVTVNGSKPPQWWRLVIPASVTLGVLAEALDADGAEHHFEADGVRYADPFFGLGEDRDEHDVRLSHVLVRPGTSLRFFLGPAEHSVTCEKILDPDPGLTYPRCTSVSKVGESASARNKRLAAVRIPHPAHP; encoded by the coding sequence GTGAGTACCGGAATCTCCACACTGGCGAGTCAGTGCCCAGCTCTGTCCCGGACGAGGGCGCTGGCGAGCTGGGTCGGCGACGGGAGACCCGTTACCCCCAAAGGAGTTCTGCGTCCGGCCGACGTCCCGTCGGTCGCCGGGGTGCTCGGCGTCGAGGTCGGCGAGAAGGTCCGGTCGGCCGCGGACGTCGTCACGATCCACCGGCCGTGGGTGGCCGCGGAAGGCGCGGGGCTGATCGAGGTCGGCGTCGCGGAGGCGGTCGCGCGCCCGCCGCACGACGATCCGGCGCAGCTGTGGCTCAAGGGCCTGGACGCGGTCCTGCGGGCGGAGTCGGCCGACCCGCGCCGCCGCGGGGCGTTCGCGATGTGCCGGGCGGTGCTGACCGCGCTGGCCAATGGCCCGCTGCTCGACGACCTGGTGTTCTCGGTCCACCGGCTGCTCAAGGGCAGCGAGGACGGGGACGCGGTCGCGTCGAGCTTCGGCGGCACGGACCTGTTCCCTCTCGACGCGGCGCTGGACGTGCTGGCCGAGTTCGGCGCTCTCGACGCCGACCGGAAGGTGACGCCGCTGGGCCAGTGGGCGCTCGACGAGTGGGCCGCTCGGGAACCACGACCGGTCACGCCCGGGCTGCGCGCCACTCAGCTGCTTGGCCGTCTCGCGCCGCTGCCCGCCGACGAGGCCTGGCGGCAGGCGCTGCGCTGGTTCGAGGGCAGGCGCCCGGTCGACGGCGCCGCGCAACTCCTGCACGCCGCGGAGTTCGCGTCACCGGTCGAACGCGTCGCGGCAATCGAGGTGGTCGCCGGCTTCGGCGACGAGGTGCTGCCGGCCTGGCACGTCGCCCTGGGGTACCGCAACGTGCGCCCGCACGCCGCGGCGATGCTGGAGATGTGGGACGACGGGCCGGGGCTGTCCGAATCGGAGCGACGACGGCTGGTCACCGAGTACGCGTTGTCGGCGCGGGAGCGCAGCGGGGTCGAGGAGGCCTACCACTACGTGCGCGACCGCGGCGGGCTCGACGCGCTCGAGCCCGAGGCGACGGCGCTGCGGCGCGAGCTGCGGGCGTTCGCGGAAACCGTGAAGCTGGCCGTGTACCAGCTGAAGGTCACCGTGAACGGAAGCAAGCCGCCGCAGTGGTGGCGGCTGGTGATCCCGGCGAGCGTGACGCTCGGCGTGCTCGCCGAGGCGCTCGACGCGGACGGCGCGGAGCACCACTTCGAGGCCGACGGTGTCCGCTACGCCGACCCGTTCTTCGGCCTCGGCGAGGACCGCGACGAACACGACGTGCGGCTGTCCCACGTCCTGGTGCGGCCGGGCACGAGCCTGCGGTTCTTCCTCGGCCCGGCCGAGCACTCCGTCACGTGCGAGAAGATCCTCGACCCGGATCCGGGCCTGACGTACCCGCGCTGCACGAGCGTGTCCAAGGTGGGGGAAAGCGCTTCCGCCCGGAACAAGCGCCTGGCCGCCGTGCGCATCCCGCACCCCGCGCACCCCTGA
- a CDS encoding helix-turn-helix transcriptional regulator, with product MTRPTARVLAMLEILQSGGTRTVAELAGRLDVDERTVRRYVDHLRDLDVPVRTVRGRHGGYRLSPGYRMPPLMLTDEEALAVLLGLVAGRRAGLITTSVAAAESAAAKIRRVLPDAVGWRLDALLEIAGFTAPPRPALTAEAGVLLTVAEAARDRRPVEIAYTAGHGGASERVVHPYGVVAHSGRWYLNGFDSASGQVRTFRIDRIRTVEMGAGAFDVPAGFDPAERVLSALAKAPYEHEVSVRIRSTPERIRSVFPPSVASLETGGDAWVRARIRAQRLDWIPPLLAALDQPFVVEQPAALRALVTALADRLARQAGARPDD from the coding sequence GTGACCCGGCCGACCGCCCGTGTGCTGGCAATGCTGGAGATCCTCCAGAGCGGCGGAACCCGGACCGTTGCCGAACTCGCCGGGCGGCTCGACGTCGACGAGCGCACCGTCCGCCGCTACGTCGATCACCTCCGCGACCTCGACGTCCCGGTCCGCACGGTGCGCGGGCGACACGGCGGGTACCGGCTGTCGCCCGGCTACCGGATGCCCCCGCTCATGCTCACCGACGAGGAGGCGCTCGCCGTCCTGCTCGGTCTCGTCGCGGGGCGGCGAGCCGGCCTGATCACAACATCGGTCGCGGCCGCGGAGAGCGCGGCCGCGAAGATCCGGCGGGTGCTGCCCGACGCCGTCGGGTGGCGGCTCGACGCGCTGCTGGAGATCGCCGGTTTCACCGCGCCCCCACGACCGGCGCTGACGGCGGAGGCCGGGGTGCTGCTCACCGTCGCGGAGGCAGCGCGGGATCGCCGGCCGGTCGAAATCGCTTACACCGCGGGGCATGGCGGCGCCAGCGAACGCGTCGTCCACCCGTACGGGGTGGTGGCGCATTCCGGCCGGTGGTACCTGAACGGCTTCGACTCGGCCAGCGGGCAGGTGCGCACGTTCCGGATCGACCGGATCAGAACCGTCGAAATGGGCGCCGGTGCGTTCGACGTACCGGCGGGTTTCGATCCCGCCGAACGGGTGCTCAGCGCCCTCGCCAAGGCGCCGTACGAGCACGAGGTGTCCGTGCGGATCAGGTCGACGCCCGAACGAATCCGCTCCGTCTTCCCACCGTCCGTCGCGTCGCTGGAGACCGGCGGCGATGCCTGGGTGCGGGCCCGGATACGGGCGCAGCGACTCGACTGGATACCGCCCCTGCTCGCGGCGCTCGACCAGCCGTTCGTCGTCGAGCAGCCCGCCGCACTTCGCGCCCTGGTCACAGCACTGGCGGATCGGCTGGCCCGCCAAGCCGGAGCACGACCGGACGACTGA
- a CDS encoding VOC family protein — protein MQLVSVRVITRDVARLAEFYEQVTGLRARWLAEQFAEFAGSSCTLAIGGAETTSLFSPGAAVPEWNRTAILEFVVEDVDQAYERLTSLAVVPEIVQKPTTMPWGNRSLLFRDPDGNLVNFFAPLTEEARARLTR, from the coding sequence GTGCAGCTTGTCTCCGTCCGTGTCATCACCCGCGATGTCGCCCGTCTTGCCGAGTTCTACGAGCAGGTGACCGGCCTGCGGGCGCGGTGGCTCGCCGAGCAGTTCGCCGAGTTCGCCGGTTCCTCGTGCACGCTCGCGATCGGCGGCGCCGAGACGACGTCGCTGTTCAGCCCCGGGGCGGCCGTGCCCGAGTGGAACCGGACCGCGATCCTCGAGTTCGTCGTCGAGGACGTGGACCAGGCGTACGAACGGCTGACGTCGCTGGCGGTCGTCCCCGAGATCGTGCAGAAGCCGACGACCATGCCCTGGGGCAACCGCTCGCTGCTGTTCCGCGACCCCGACGGCAACCTGGTCAACTTCTTCGCGCCGCTCACCGAAGAGGCCAGGGCGAGGCTCACCCGTTGA
- a CDS encoding nucleoside hydrolase — translation MPTPLIIDTDPGVDDAFAIALAALSVDVELLGITTVFGNVPLEATTLNARRVLALCGRADVPVAAGAARPLVHAQLQRASHVHGSDGLSGRSAALPEPVRALEPGGAVGLLVSLLEAAAEPVTIAPIGPLTNIALLLAAHPEVREKIARIVVMGGGLAGGNTTGAAEFNIWSDPEAARRVLVEEPVPCVLVPMDLTYRCAVDSTWLGKLAASGPIGTALEALTPDYLAHYRKALGWDGIVLHDAVAVAEAIRPGILQTESYPIEVECSQGPARGATLVDRRRQALRADAEGDVAPGRVEVSVDTDLEGLRGFILERLAQG, via the coding sequence ATGCCGACTCCGTTGATCATCGATACCGACCCGGGCGTGGACGACGCCTTCGCGATCGCGCTGGCCGCGCTGAGCGTGGACGTCGAACTGCTGGGGATCACCACGGTTTTCGGCAACGTCCCGCTCGAAGCGACCACCCTCAACGCTCGCCGGGTGCTGGCGCTGTGCGGGCGCGCTGACGTGCCGGTCGCGGCCGGCGCCGCGCGGCCGCTGGTGCACGCCCAGCTGCAGCGAGCCAGCCACGTGCACGGCTCGGACGGGCTGTCCGGGCGGTCGGCCGCGCTGCCCGAGCCGGTCCGGGCGCTGGAGCCCGGCGGGGCGGTGGGCCTGCTGGTTTCGCTGCTGGAAGCGGCCGCGGAGCCGGTCACGATCGCGCCGATCGGGCCGCTCACGAACATCGCGCTGCTGCTCGCGGCGCACCCCGAGGTGCGGGAGAAGATCGCGCGCATCGTCGTCATGGGCGGCGGGCTGGCCGGCGGCAACACCACAGGCGCGGCCGAGTTCAACATCTGGAGCGACCCGGAGGCGGCGCGGCGGGTCCTGGTCGAGGAGCCGGTGCCGTGCGTGCTGGTGCCGATGGACCTGACCTACCGGTGCGCGGTGGACAGCACGTGGCTCGGCAAGCTGGCCGCGTCCGGGCCGATCGGCACCGCGCTGGAAGCGCTGACGCCGGACTACCTGGCGCACTACCGCAAGGCTCTTGGGTGGGACGGGATCGTGCTGCACGACGCGGTCGCGGTGGCGGAGGCGATCCGGCCCGGGATCCTGCAGACGGAGAGCTATCCCATCGAGGTGGAGTGCTCGCAAGGCCCCGCGCGCGGCGCGACGCTGGTCGACCGGCGGCGGCAGGCGCTGCGCGCGGACGCGGAAGGTGATGTCGCGCCGGGGCGGGTCGAGGTGTCCGTGGACACCGACCTGGAAGGCCTGCGGGGCTTCATCCTGGAGCGGCTTGCGCAGGGCTGA
- a CDS encoding acyltransferase: protein MTSMWGSPVLSRVQAWRRARRDPRQAKFLTADSLRWVLRNRAYTPWYLVRYWRLLKFRLANPHIILRGMVFLGKDVEIHCRPGYGRLEIGRWVHIGDGNAIRCHEGSLRIGDKAVFGRQNVVNCYLDIELGAATLVADWVYICDFDHVTTDINLPIKDQGIVKTPVRIGPDTWIGTKVSVLRGTRVGRGCVLGAHAVVRGDIPDYGIAVGSPARVVRDRRADYEADAERREAIADMARKANKALQKTLEDRV, encoded by the coding sequence ATGACATCGATGTGGGGATCGCCGGTGCTGTCCCGGGTGCAGGCCTGGCGCCGCGCCCGGCGCGACCCTCGTCAGGCGAAGTTCCTGACCGCCGACTCGCTGCGCTGGGTCCTGCGCAACCGCGCCTACACCCCCTGGTACCTGGTGCGGTACTGGCGCCTGCTCAAGTTCCGGCTGGCGAACCCGCACATCATCCTGCGCGGCATGGTCTTCCTCGGCAAGGACGTGGAGATCCACTGCCGCCCCGGTTACGGCCGCCTGGAGATCGGGCGCTGGGTCCACATCGGCGACGGCAACGCGATCCGCTGCCACGAGGGTTCATTGCGCATCGGCGACAAGGCGGTCTTCGGGCGCCAGAACGTCGTCAACTGCTACCTCGACATCGAGCTCGGCGCGGCGACCCTGGTGGCCGACTGGGTCTACATCTGCGACTTCGACCACGTCACCACCGACATCAACCTGCCGATCAAGGACCAGGGGATCGTGAAGACCCCGGTGCGCATCGGGCCGGACACCTGGATCGGCACGAAGGTCTCGGTGCTGCGCGGCACCCGCGTCGGCCGCGGGTGCGTCCTCGGCGCGCACGCCGTGGTGCGCGGCGACATCCCGGACTACGGCATCGCGGTCGGCTCCCCGGCGCGCGTCGTGCGTGACCGCCGCGCCGACTACGAAGCCGACGCCGAACGCCGCGAGGCCATCGCCGACATGGCCCGCAAGGCGAACAAGGCGCTGCAGAAGACCCTGGAAGACAGGGTTTAG